Genomic window (Vitis riparia cultivar Riparia Gloire de Montpellier isolate 1030 chromosome 4, EGFV_Vit.rip_1.0, whole genome shotgun sequence):
aatataaaaatgtatgtaATAATCTATAGTCTATCGaaactttgtttttgtttcttttttcctatGGAACCAATAACCATTTTCTCTTCCAAAAGAAACAATGGACGCAACAATCTTGTTCTTCTGCAGAAGAAACAGCTCAGGGCCGTAATACACTTGGGCCGTCTCTCAGTGGGCTTCGAATGGAAATAATTAATCTCACAACCAATAAAAGAGTCACCTTAATggaacttttcttttttcttatgcACCCAATCATCTGCTACTCTTTTGGAAAAGAAACGGATTTAGGGCTTTAATGGTTTTTAGCCACCTTTCATGAGCTCATAACAGAGATGAATATAAGTGTGATGGTACCTAATCTTTTTCGTATTAAGACCGACTTCTTAAGCCCAAGCGTAGCCCTTGGGTTGGGTTGAGCCTGGTTGGAGATTGAAGCCCAATTAATCTTTTTCGTATTCAGTTATTAATAAGGATGGATTTGAAGGCTTGAAACTGTTCAAAAGGTGTGAAATGCATCATGATTGGTACCTAATCATTAAACCCAATATTTATCAAAGTATTGGGCTGGAGGCTCTGATCTTGGCTGGGCTAAAAGTCAAAATTCCTAGCCCAGCCTGAAGACCCATATGGGCTTGGCTTGGATCGGGATAGACCAGGTCCTGCCTAAACCATTtgattagcattttttttttattagtttcctCGCATATGTATAAAGAGTAATCTATATAATTTCTAAGAAgtccttaatttttttgtgaaaaccTTGTCTGGTCTGTGAAGAGGATGAGAAGAGATGTAGTTTACATGCTAGAAAGATTATTAATTGGAGATACATTGTTTGTTACCCACAAATTTATGTAAAAGTAGAAAATGCCCTACCTTTGAGTGTAGACTAGACTTTATATTGcacaaaactaaattaatttatcattttagaTCACCTAATGCAGACGAGATTTTGACACGAGTAATCACCTAATGCAGTTATAGGGTAATTTTGTTATTAACCTATGACAacactaatttttgaaatatttagttaaaaaaaataaaataatccctAAATCATAAATCTAACtcatcttatatatatatttaaaaataagtaactcatttttaacataaatgtcCTATTCCATTTCAAGTActtatatattagttttaaaagaaattgttatttttataataatataatgaggacatttttgtccaaatgatACCAAAAAATGGTGgaaggttaaatttcaaaaattaggttttgagaagtacttttaatcaaataacccctAATTTTTCCTCTTGACCTAACATATATGCTTTAGGAGCAATCTACTTCCGCTGGTAGATATAGGCATATTAGGGCTAACCCACTCTAGTGGTTCTCATAACACCTAGCAACATGCCAACAACACATCTCATTCAAGACGTCTTCTTCACCAAGTATTATCAAAGCAAATTTCTCTTAGATTTCAAGAAATACTTGAAAATTAATGTAGAGAACAAGCAAAGTGAGAGCAAGTGCAAGGTCAAAGAGATAAATTGGAGAAAGGACATTTCATAACTGGTATGGGAATAAGGAAACATTTCGATATATACCATAATGGGCACATTGTGATATCAGAGGAATGGTTCGATATGGGGAGGCAATATTGATTTCAATTCGACGTAATCTTGTGGTAGTGAAAAGTTTCAGAAGTGTGTGGTTGTGGAGCTTCGCACATTTCCATACATTGAGAGGTGTTGAAATGGAAATCGATATTAAATCGACACACATGAGAATCGACACTGTTGATATGTATCAATTGTGCTGCAGTACCTAAGCGCTACACTGAGGCTTTATCCCCTTATATCGAATTTTGGCCATCTTGGTGTCAAAATCTCAACATTGGAGACTTGTCTAGAGATTTTTACCATTTTACAATTGTTATGTTTTGGGGATTGTACATAATTGAATTTGgttaattttgttttggttaaGTTGTAGATGATGTAGCTCTTGGCATGTAAAATGCTATAAATAGGTTAGTTGTTAGTCGGGAATGTAACATAataacttcaaattttccattaaTTAGACTCAAAATATTCTCGAGACCATAAAATCAAATCCTTGAGAAGACAAGTATACAATATTGTACTGCATGCAATTGTTTATGTCTTGAAAAATAGCTTTTAGCTAGTTTGAGAAGTGACATTTGACAAATTAATTGCCGAAGCTATCGttccattgaagatcaaaaaGATAAAAGTAAGATTTTATACGTAAATTCAACGCACACATATGACAACATTGATTAAGAATGTTTAGTTCTTCCAAGGGCCAATCATCAATATAGACCATTCAAATTTGAAACTTCGATGAAAtctttaatttccaaaacttaataGTGCCTAAAGAATACATGgttacttattttctttatttattttttttgtttttaacattAATATCCCATTGTACATCTGATAAGTTCTCCTTAGTTATCAATTACATGAGATGATGCTATGTGGGCCATTGATCATATCCTCATGTGCATGGATGGAGGGATGTTTacacaaaaaataagataaaataaaataaaaataaaaaaaaaaaatatgttaaagcTTGAAAACGTTGTCATTCTCCTAGGTCCGAGCATTCAGCCCCACTTCTTAAGCCCAAGCATAGCCCTCGGGTTGGATTGCACCAGGCCTAGAGATTGAAGCCCAAGTCTTTTTTGTATTCGGTTATTAAATCGAAGATCAAAACCTCAACCTCAAAATGAACCAATCAGAACAGGGCTATAAATATGATAGGTTTCTGGATtgtaatagttttatttatttgcaaaaaaagTCCTCTAGGTAAATACTATTTCTGTGTGTGGGTGCATATACATCAGGAACCTAGAGGAGTTGGAGATGGAGGTACAGGCACATCCACGGTCCCTTCCAACATCAGGATCACATTCTTCATTGTAGGGCGCAGACTTGGATCATCTTGAATGCACAATAATCCAACCTTCACCATCCTTTCCAGGGTTTTCATGTTCACTTCTTCACCTTCCACAAGCTTCTCCAACTCTCTTGCCACAAAGCAACTGTACACCCAACTGCAAAGAAGTATCTCGTCTCCTGTCGAAACATTGATATCCAAATTACTTCTGCAACACACAATCTCCAATAGCACTACTCCGAAACTGTACACATCTGCTTCCACTGATATCAACATCCTCTTCTGCCGCTCGGGTGCCGAATAGCCTCTACTACTCCCTCCGAAACGAGAAATGGTTCCAGTTTGATTAGGCCTCAGAAGCCTCGCTAGCCTGAAATCTGAAAGCTTGGCAGTCCAAGAATCATCCAATAGTATGTTCTTAGGCTTTATGTCGCCATGGATGATGTGGACCTCACACTCTTCATGGAGGTAGAAGATCCCTCTTGCTACATCTAGGGCAATTCTGACTCTTTCTCTCCAAATCGGGCGCTTTTCACCATTGAAGAGAAGATCTGCAAGTGAGCCATTGCTCATGTATTCATAAACAAGAAGCTTCTTAGAGCCCTGCATACAAAAACCCAGCAACCGGACCAAGTTCCTGTGATGGGTTCGCCCAATTATGGTCATTTCTGCTTGGAACTCCCTTTCTCCTTCTTCCACAACTTTTTCTAGTCTCTTCACAGCAATAGTCTGGTTGCCTTGAGCTATAGTCCCTTTATACACTGCTCCAAAAGGACCCCTACCCAACTCTTCCCTGAACCCATCTGTAGCTTTCTCCAGATCATTATAAGAAAACGATCGCAGAGTAAACTCTTCCATTGCATTTTCTGACAGCGTTCTGTACCGATGAACTTGGCTTCTGTATATAAAGAAGCTAGACACTGCAACTAGAGCACATAAGAAAGCAATGGAACCCAAACTTGAAGCAAGGATTAAAATAAGTTCTTTCTTATTGCTTTCAATCACCTTTGTTTGATTCCTTGGAGCAGGAATATTGCCTCCAACATAGGCAGTTCCCAAACTCATCTTGAGGAAGGTGATGCCTGATTCATTTTGATTCGCAATCCCATGTACCAGAGGAAGCTTATATCTTCTGCAAGTGCCATTGAAATAATAAGCCGCCCAACAATTGCAATCTTGTAGACAAGACCTGCTGCAACCCTGCTCATTTAGTGATGTTAGGGCAGAATAAGGATTGGCGCCTTCCCAACTCACATTTCTTAAGGTAGTAATGTTGTAGAGCGATTCTGGCTCTTGTCCCCTGCATCCTTCTTCATTATTGAAGCTCCTGTAGCACCCCGAATACTTCTCCCGGTTAATGGATACGAACCCTGGAACGCAAGAACAGTTGGCATTGGTGCCATTGCTTGAACATAAGCCATTAACACCGCAGAGACCTTTCACATCACATGGATTTTTGAATGCCGACCACATAATGGAGACACTGGAGATATTACTGTTCCCAAAGCTATGGGAATACAACCTGAAAACCCCATCAACATCTAAGGTTGCTCTGTAAATGATGGTCTCATTTTTGGCATTATCTGATGAGATATTGCTGGCTAGAGTAAGTACATTTGAGGTAGCATCATATGAGCTTAAAAGCCCCTTGTCGTTGAGATCTCGTGCATCGACAGTCCAATAAGGGTCCTCCGAAACTCCCATATTGTAGGGGTAGGAAACAATCCGTCCACCTGACTGCAAACTAAGAAAAAAACCTCCTATAGCAGGAGATTCCGTTTTACTGGAAGACAGTATATTGGAAAAATTCTGGCCTCCCAGAAGGGTATCAGTTGGGTGTTGGAAGCTTTGCCAGATGATAAAAGAAGAATTATCACCGAAGATAACAAAATTACCAGAATCGAGCATAGAAGCTGAGGCTGCGGATTCTGCCACATCTGCAATGG
Coding sequences:
- the LOC117913343 gene encoding G-type lectin S-receptor-like serine/threonine-protein kinase LECRK4, producing MGVRAQTAKPKLIELGSSLSPTNGSSSWVSPSGHFAFGFYPQDTGFAVGVWLVGQSGKTVVWTANRDDPPVSSNTALEFTRNGKLLLRTGPGEEVSIADVAESAASASMLDSGGFFLSLQSGGRIVSYPYNMGVSEDPYWTVDARDLNDKGLLSSYDATSNVLTLASNISSDNAKNETIIYRATLDVDGVFRLYSHSFGNSNISSVSIMWSAFKNPCDVKGLCGVNGLCSSNGTNANCSCVPGFVSINREKYSGCYRSFNNEEGCRGQEPESLYNITTLRNVSWEGANPYSALTSLNEQGCSRSCLQDCNCWAAYYFNGTCRRYKLPLVHGIANQNESGITFLKMSLGTAYVGGNIPAPRNQTKVIESNKKELILILASSLGSIAFLCALVAVSSFFIYRSQVHRYRTLSENAMEEFTLRSFSYNDLEKATDGFREELGRGPFGAVYKGTIAQGNQTIAVKRLEKVVEEGEREFQAEMTIIGRTHHRNLVRLLGFCMQGSKKLLVYEYMSNGSLADLLFNGEKRPIWRERVRIALDVARGIFYLHEECEVHIIHGDIKPKNILLDDSWTAKLSDFRLARLLRPNQTGTISRFGGSSRGYSAPERQKRMLISVEADVYSFGVVLLEIVCCRSNLDINVSTGDEILLCSWVYSCFVARELEKLVEGEEVNMKTLERMVKVGLLCIQDDPSLRPTMKNVILMLEGTVDVPVPPSPTPLGS